Within the Setaria viridis chromosome 3, Setaria_viridis_v4.0, whole genome shotgun sequence genome, the region CATTTAGAGGAGGCAAAGGTTCACAAATCACAATACATTTGGAACAATGTATCTAGGAATGATTTTGATGGGAAACGGAGGAAATTGATAGAATAAACATATAGTAAAAATTACACTTAAATTTCGAGGACCATCACGAGACTTGAGTTTTATCCAACAAGCTTTTTCGAAACGCATTTTTAATTGCAGAATCAGCTTCGAGGCTACCCCGTGGTGTACAGCAGGTATTCGCTATGCCTTTTCTGGCTCATGAATCATATGACTATGAACAGAGTTCAATTCCCTAGCCTGTGAGCTTTGTTTCCATGATCACATTTATCTTGTCTATGAGAAAAAGGGGGACTACTGGTCAGCGAGCATATCCAGGAAAATATTTGCAGAGACTTGCATCTTGAGATTAGAAGATGTCGAACGATGATAATGTATTCGACAAACAGAATATAGTTCCCTCAGACGATAACCAAACAATATAGTTCCAGTGTTTACATTCCGGTTTTGCTAGCAGTAATTACTCCCCAAGCAGAAGATTAAACGGAGTAATACGTTTCCATCTACAGTTAGGCAAGAAGCAAATGCCAGGGTAGTAAATACTAGTTACAAAATATACCTCGTCACTAACATTCTTTTCCTCCACAAAGCAGCAGTAAAAATGCAAGGCGCCAGCACAAACTCTACAACATGTACAACACTCAAAATTGCTCAATTCAACGGAAACAAACTACAAAGACCATCAAAAAGGGAGCAAAGATCGTGTCAGCACAAAATTAGACGATCATGCTGGGCTGCCATCTTCGTGGAGCAAGAACACAACAGCAGCGACCAACAAGACCAGAAATGACACAAAAATATATTTCCGGTTCAGAAGTGATGGCTCTATGGTTCGCACTGTCTCATGAGCATCATCTGAGGAGGAGTCATCCTCTGCTGGAGTGTGCGCCTTAACTTCATCCTTGTACAGAAGATCTGCTGGTTTCTCCGCCTAGATACAACATGGAAACAAGTTATATTCCTGACACAGGTGAAGAGTTTCAGCAACTCTGAAGGCCAACCAAATGCAGAAAGCTACAATGCAAGAAGTGGCAAAAGGGATCCAAGATGCACATGCGTTAGCAAGTCAAAGCTGCATTTACAATCACAATGGCATGTGACTTTTTCCTAAGACTAATGTTTTACACTCTGAAAATCAGATGGATAAGCAACAACTATGCATGTGTAATAATGCATGTATAATATGGTGCAAAGGTGCTAATGGTAGGAAGAATATAAACACAACTCATTTTAAATATGTCTGGTTTCTTCTGAAGGACAAATTACAAACAATTAATCACTCTGGCAGCAATGGCATATGTCTGAAAGGGGAAAAAATGTTTTTTGAACTACTACAATTATATGCATAATGGAACAGATAAAAGACAAAGAAAAGATTGCAAATCTCCATTGGTTTAGCAGAATAAATGTTAAAGAACATTTGATGCAGGGGGtgaatatatatatttaaaCCAATACTCCAGACTGTATTCTGTAAATAACAGTGTGACTTCGTCTAGAACAAGTACTAAGGAAGCATAACCTAGATGTCCAAAGCCCAACTCTGCTTCAGCTGTACTCGAACTCAAGCCAATCCCAGGCCATACCAAATAAATTAGGGCTTGATTAGTTCCTGCCTGCCAGGCAGCTTGCCGGCCAGGCAGCAGCGACGCCAGCCACAGGCATCCAAAATCGGACGCCTGGGAGCGCTCACTGCACCAGGCAGGTTTGCTAGGTCTTGAAGTAAACAGGCCCTAATAACTTGCCAAATCTACTTGGAGCAAGATATGAGACATAGCAACAAGTCACCTCAGTTTGTGATGACGAAGAATCTGGAAATATTTCCTCAGCTTTTTCAGTGGACTGAAGTTCAGTATGTTTGGCTTTGGCAGTAGCCTTTTTGCTCATTTGTGAGCTAACATTAACACGCTCTTTGTACTTCTGGGCCAATatcttgttcttctttgttAACGTAGCAATCTGCAACCATTAGGAAGGGAGAAAACAGCATATTAACCCAACTATATTCATAATCATGCAAAATAGTTTCAAAATACATAGTCTAGATCACAAAACCTGTTTCGAATAGATATGACTAAGAAACAGTATCGGCATATGGGCTGTATTAGTATCGTAACAAACTATATCTATGGTATATAACACACTCAATAGCGAATAGAGAACTGGCAAGCTATTGCTAAAACTAACCAAATTAACTACTTGAACAAAACTGGTTCCTTAAGAGTTAAGACACTAGGTAGAACATGATTCCCACAGTATTTTAGCTGAAGCATCTGGTGACTTTTCTATAAAGCCGGCATATAAGATGTTCTTTGTTGGTAATGTTAAGTTTGAGCCCTGGGAGCACATCCAGAAGTCATGGGCTTCTCCATGGTCCAAATTTTCATATGGCTCGCCATCCATAACAGGTGGTGGACGGCAGAAAGATTGGCATGCTGCAGGTGTCCACACCCCAAGTTGTACCTGCTATGTGACCAAGAAGAAGAAACGATTACTTGCCTTCTGGCTGGCTGTGTATTTGCAAGACAGGTGTAGTTCACACAATCACATGGCTGCAGAAAACTGGACTATTGGAGGCCTTGCTGAGCAAGATGATGAGATCAAAGTCTGGTGgcaagaggcagaaagggccCTGGACAAACTTGAGATCGAAAGTTTTCAATTCACTAGTGATCCTAGATCTTTTTGGATTTGTAACACTTAATGACTGCCTCTCTAATGGAGCCTCCCCAAGTGTGCAACTTGTCATGCGTGAATAGACAAGGCTAGCCTATGGTGCACTGTAGGAGCAAAAGGGCTGAGGGCTTTGCTGCTTTGATCGAGTTGTTTAGGTACTAGGTCGTGTGTCCTTATTTTTCCTGGCACATACGTAACTTTTGTTTGTGTGTGAGTCTCcctctttttgtttcttttttccctcaCCTTGTGAAACTTATCCACTGTATGTACCAAAGTAAACTAATATTAACCATAAACTGAGAAAATCGAGTTGAAAATATCCTTGGAACGAACCAAGGTATTTATCAATACTTCAGTACTCACAGAAAATAAGGTATACAATAGTGAGCCAGCTTTATATCTCAAGATTCTACAACACAAAGCAAACAAAGTGATATCAAATTGATAATTTGGGTATCATGTCTTGTTGATCCAAATATGCAGCAGCTTGGTCAACATGTATCAACCAATCTCTAAGTCACATGAGTGCAATCCATAATATTGTCTTCAACCCCATATAGGCATCTGCTAACAAGAGAATCAAACACTCCTAAAGATATATATACAGTTCTGTCCAAATATGGTTTCTGCATAGCATACAAAATGCAGTTCTAAGCAAAATGCTTGCCTTGCTAGTGACTATATGGTTTCTGCATCCATACTACTAACCTCTAAATTTGGAATCCAAAAGACAAATCCATACAGTGTCTAGGGCGCAGAACTCAAACGCTCCAAAACAAGAATTCTTCTGAATCAAGTATGCATTATATGGATACTAAACTACACTACACGATGTACAGATGTTTATACAGAAACAACAATGAATATGATACTTGCAATTTTCTTCTGGAAATATGGTACTAAATTACATGTCTACATTACCATGATGTATAGATTTTATACAGAAACAACAATGAATCTGATACTTGCAATTTTTTTCTGGAAATATATGCGTGCATATACCTGAAGATGAAGTCGTTCTCTTTCCAGTGCCAGTTTTCTGACCAAATCAGTAATGATTTTAGTTCTGATACCAATGTCCTTGGCAGTGGACACCTTTGCATGATTGGCTTCGTGTAGCAAGTTCTCTAGATTTTCTACTCGACCTCTTACAAATGCTAGCTCTTCACTAAGTTCTAAATTTGTGTCTGTCAACAGTGTGCACTTCGATTCAGCACTCCCAGCTCTAGATTCAGCCTTTGAAACTTTGCCCTTCAGATCTTCGATCATATTTTCCATATCAGACATCGTTGATTTCAGCATACCCTGCTGTTCAACAATGGCATCAACTGCTGCCTTTGCATGCTCCAATTGGGTATTTGACTCTTTAAGTTTCTTCTCCAAAAGGTTTGCTTTATCTGACTTTTCACTTTTCAGAGCACTTAGCTCCTCATTAAGCTCTATATTAGCTTGAGTTAGCTGCATACACCTTATTTCAGCATTCTGTGCTCTGCATTCTGCTCGAGAGACATCACCTTTGAGATTCTTAATTGTATTTTCCAATGTGCTCAACTCGGAGTGCAATGCATTTTTCTCCTCCTGGCTTGTTTCTTCTGATTCCATTGCGGATTGCAGTTGGGAATTGGATTCGTTCAACTGTTTTTCTAATTCCTGGAGTCTATACTGCAGCGATATTACTTCAGCTCCAGCTTTGTTGCTATCTTCTT harbors:
- the LOC117848971 gene encoding WPP domain-interacting tail-anchored protein 1 isoform X3 translates to MDTVIYRDDSDFQESAPPYGDAMNSEASNVEILTRVELDLAFASEKLLNLEMLVMEIARRATDFEPPTFEDESISSETAESAFELDILYGILDAEVKELVNLISSLQADIRGIEHRVYEEESGGKVKAKLDAATMTLKQMQELIADIRNESAKFEKAIQFIHETEGVEGVGSENGHLPYQTGMQTEDQHRNVLHMLEQSIASELDLEKKLSDSKSVIEDLKLKLHHQEKEIYFLEESTETVSGRMFEAENASELLFGTSKELANRLNTMQFHISAQKCREDDLKSKLEQSLTKLSFLENSPEKVEEDSNKAGAEVISLQYRLQELEKQLNESNSQLQSAMESEETSQEEKNALHSELSTLENTIKNLKGDVSRAECRAQNAEIRCMQLTQANIELNEELSALKSEKSDKANLLEKKLKESNTQLEHAKAAVDAIVEQQGMLKSTMSDMENMIEDLKGKVSKAESRAGSAESKCTLLTDTNLELSEELAFVRGRVENLENLLHEANHAKVSTAKDIGIRTKIITDLVRKLALERERLHLQQVQLGVWTPAACQSFCRPPPVMDGEPYENLDHGEAHDFWMCSQGSNLTLPTKNILYAGFIEKSPDASAKILWESCST
- the LOC117848971 gene encoding WPP domain-interacting tail-anchored protein 1 isoform X4, whose translation is MDTVIYRDDSDFQESAPPYGDAMNSEASNVEILTRVELDLAFASEKLLNLEMLVMEIARRATDFEPPTFEDESISSETAESAFELDILYGILDAEVKELVNLISSLQADIRGIEHRVYEEESGGKVKAKLDAATMTLKQMQELIADIRNESAKFEKAIQFIHETEGVEGVGSENGHLPYQTGMQTEDQHRNVLHMLEQSIASELDLEKKLSDSKSVIEDLKLKLHHQEKEIYFLEESTETVSGRMFEAENASELLFGTSKELANRLNTMQFHISAQKCREDDLKSKLEQSLTKLSFLENSPEKVEEDSNKAGAEVISLQYRLQELEKQLNESNSQLQSAMESEETSQEEKNALHSELSTLENTIKNLKGDVSRAECRAQNAEIRCMQLTQANIELNEELSALKSEKSDKANLLEKKLKESNTQLEHAKAAVDAIVEQQGMLKSTMSDMENMIEDLKGKVSKAESRAGSAESKCTLLTDTNLELSEELAFVRGRVENLENLLHEANHAKVSTAKDIGIRTKIITDLVRKLALERERLHLQVQLGVWTPAACQSFCRPPPVMDGEPYENLDHGEAHDFWMCSQGSNLTLPTKNILYAGFIEKSPDASAKILWESCST
- the LOC117848971 gene encoding WPP domain-interacting tail-anchored protein 1 isoform X2 → MDTVIYRDDSDFQESAPPYGDAMNSEASNVEILTRVELDLAFASEKLLNLEMLVMEIARRATDFEPPTFEDESISSETAESAFELDILYGILDAEVKELVNLISSLQADIRGIEHRVYEEESGGKVKAKLDAATMTLKQMQELIADIRNESAKFEKAIQFIHETEGVGSENGHLPYQTGMQTEDQHRNVLHMLEQSIASELDLEKKLSDSKSVIEDLKLKLHHQEKEIYFLEESTETVSGRMFEAENASELLFGTSKELANRLNTMQFHISAQKCREDDLKSKLEQSLTKLSFLENSPEKVEEDSNKAGAEVISLQYRLQELEKQLNESNSQLQSAMESEETSQEEKNALHSELSTLENTIKNLKGDVSRAECRAQNAEIRCMQLTQANIELNEELSALKSEKSDKANLLEKKLKESNTQLEHAKAAVDAIVEQQGMLKSTMSDMENMIEDLKGKVSKAESRAGSAESKCTLLTDTNLELSEELAFVRGRVENLENLLHEANHAKVSTAKDIGIRTKIITDLVRKLALERERLHLQIATLTKKNKILAQKYKERVNVSSQMSKKATAKAKHTELQSTEKAEEIFPDSSSSQTEAEKPADLLYKDEVKAHTPAEDDSSSDDAHETVRTIEPSLLNRKYIFVSFLVLLVAAVVFLLHEDGSPA
- the LOC117848971 gene encoding WPP domain-interacting tail-anchored protein 1 isoform X1, with protein sequence MDTVIYRDDSDFQESAPPYGDAMNSEASNVEILTRVELDLAFASEKLLNLEMLVMEIARRATDFEPPTFEDESISSETAESAFELDILYGILDAEVKELVNLISSLQADIRGIEHRVYEEESGGKVKAKLDAATMTLKQMQELIADIRNESAKFEKAIQFIHETEGVEGVGSENGHLPYQTGMQTEDQHRNVLHMLEQSIASELDLEKKLSDSKSVIEDLKLKLHHQEKEIYFLEESTETVSGRMFEAENASELLFGTSKELANRLNTMQFHISAQKCREDDLKSKLEQSLTKLSFLENSPEKVEEDSNKAGAEVISLQYRLQELEKQLNESNSQLQSAMESEETSQEEKNALHSELSTLENTIKNLKGDVSRAECRAQNAEIRCMQLTQANIELNEELSALKSEKSDKANLLEKKLKESNTQLEHAKAAVDAIVEQQGMLKSTMSDMENMIEDLKGKVSKAESRAGSAESKCTLLTDTNLELSEELAFVRGRVENLENLLHEANHAKVSTAKDIGIRTKIITDLVRKLALERERLHLQIATLTKKNKILAQKYKERVNVSSQMSKKATAKAKHTELQSTEKAEEIFPDSSSSQTEAEKPADLLYKDEVKAHTPAEDDSSSDDAHETVRTIEPSLLNRKYIFVSFLVLLVAAVVFLLHEDGSPA